The proteins below are encoded in one region of Apium graveolens cultivar Ventura chromosome 4, ASM990537v1, whole genome shotgun sequence:
- the LOC141716718 gene encoding uncharacterized protein LOC141716718 yields the protein MQFLMGLGDMFTAIRGHILLMKPIPTLSQCYAMLLQDENQRDVQSVSGMNSGSVAMNVRSMIVGRPASKGVGNNQNSSAFMKKNNTDSTLFCEVCHMQGHSKEKCFCVVGYPSWHRLFGKPKPKPRFSAPQRTSAAHVAMTSSDSNIKSGATGTTGVGSQDGSGINSHGLSDSQFNHLVQLLQNTMKSPSSDASPATWSSANTVHLAGPYLEEGVRDW from the exons ATGCAATTCCTGATGGGATTAGGTGATATGTTTACTGCTATTCGAGGTCATATATTATTGATGAAACCTATTCCTACCTTGAGTCAGTGCTATGCTATGCTTCTTCAAGATGAAAATCAGCGTGATGTTCAGTCAGTATCTGGAATGAATTCTGGATCAGTTGCTATGAATGTGAGGAGTATGATTGTTGGAAGGCCTGCATCTAAAGGAGTAGGCAATAATCAGAATTCTAGTGCTTTTATGAAGAAAAATAACACTGATTCTACTTTATTTTGTGAGGTTTGTCATATGCAAGGGCATTCAAAGGAGAAATGTTTTTGTGTTGTTGGTTATCCATCATGGCATAGGTTGTTTGGCAAGCCAAAACCTAAGCCTCGATTCTCTGCTCCTCAACGTACATCTGCAGCTCATGTAGCTATGACTTCCAGTGATTCCAACATTAAATCTGGTGCAACTGGTACAACTGGTGTTGGTAGTCAGGATGGCTCAGGTATTAATTCTCATGGATTATCTGATAGTCAATTCAATCATCTGGTTCAACTACTCCAGAATACTATGAAGTCTCCTTCATCTGATGCCTCACCTGCTACATGGTCCTCTGCCAATACAGTGCATTTGGCAG GACCCTACTTGGAAGAGGGAGTTAGAGATTGGTAA